A single genomic interval of Nostoc commune NIES-4072 harbors:
- a CDS encoding bromodomain-containing protein, translated as MDLKYKWKNGYRPSRDEAAKNPHLLDESQFDNEQDRKLAEESARKHLGIPAPTLDEDKPILPH; from the coding sequence ATGGACTTGAAGTACAAGTGGAAAAATGGCTATCGACCAAGCCGAGATGAAGCGGCAAAAAACCCTCATTTGTTAGATGAGAGTCAGTTCGATAACGAGCAAGACCGAAAGCTAGCTGAAGAATCTGCAAGAAAACATTTGGGTATACCAGCACCAACCCTAGACGAAGATAAGCCAATACTACCTCATTAG
- a CDS encoding HdeD family acid-resistance protein has protein sequence MTSDVSRDIKKDVNGSLISGVILSILGVIAIAAPSLSTLFAETWIAVILIFAGFTKLVYATQTRHEGGFIWKLLLSGLYIATGIMLFVYPSTGILTLTLLLGSFLLAEGTFELILAFKLRPQENWTWILGDGIITLVLGAMIWFQWPFNATWLLGTLVGVSIIFTGVSRVMLSLNGRSSLNPT, from the coding sequence ATGACAAGCGATGTTTCTAGAGATATTAAGAAGGATGTTAATGGGTCACTCATAAGTGGTGTTATCCTAAGTATTTTAGGGGTTATTGCGATCGCAGCGCCTAGTCTCTCGACCTTATTTGCTGAAACTTGGATTGCGGTGATTTTGATTTTCGCCGGATTTACAAAACTAGTTTATGCCACTCAAACCCGCCACGAAGGAGGTTTTATTTGGAAACTTCTATTGAGCGGACTTTATATTGCAACCGGTATAATGCTGTTTGTTTATCCTTCTACAGGCATTCTCACACTAACTCTGTTGCTTGGCAGCTTTTTACTAGCTGAAGGTACATTCGAGTTAATTCTGGCATTTAAGTTACGTCCCCAAGAGAATTGGACGTGGATACTAGGTGATGGCATTATTACGCTAGTCTTAGGCGCAATGATTTGGTTCCAGTGGCCCTTTAATGCGACCTGGCTTCTTGGCACACTAGTTGGTGTTAGCATTATTTTCACTGGCGTTTCCCGCGTAATGCTGTCATTGAATGGGCGTTCTAGCTTGAATCCTACTTAG
- a CDS encoding alpha/beta hydrolase codes for MQIYQLFNRLNNNKFGNLLTQTVALGVSAIVLLSSTNANAAEQVVLKYGAFQGQISVQELTQFTETGKTTPTLRAYLQAAQQDPAVARKALKAPIKADAAFLNNLLSSWAGPVLVNQIGEVVHPPGGQLNQEALRSALSTSIQQKGEVTLLGAIQNYPNTSVELEGDRLIAVYERLSNLAELL; via the coding sequence ATGCAGATTTATCAACTTTTCAATCGATTAAACAATAATAAATTTGGTAATTTACTTACTCAAACAGTAGCTTTAGGCGTAAGTGCTATTGTTCTCCTCTCAAGTACTAACGCTAATGCTGCCGAGCAAGTTGTTTTAAAGTATGGTGCTTTTCAGGGGCAAATATCTGTTCAAGAATTAACTCAGTTTACAGAAACTGGCAAGACTACCCCGACATTAAGAGCTTATTTACAAGCGGCTCAACAAGACCCCGCAGTAGCTCGTAAGGCACTTAAAGCCCCAATCAAAGCCGATGCTGCATTTTTAAATAACTTATTGTCTAGCTGGGCAGGGCCTGTTCTGGTTAATCAAATTGGTGAAGTAGTTCACCCTCCCGGAGGACAACTAAATCAGGAGGCGTTGCGAAGTGCTTTAAGTACATCTATTCAACAAAAAGGTGAAGTTACACTGCTTGGAGCTATTCAGAATTATCCAAATACTTCTGTTGAACTTGAAGGTGATCGTCTGATTGCTGTTTATGAACGCTTAAGTAATCTTGCAGAACTTTTATAA
- a CDS encoding glycoside hydrolase family 10 protein, translating into MVSIATPFSDIQNHWARLFITALAQRRIVNGLPNGTYRPDNSVTRAEFAAIIANAFGTVSKKRQYVPFVDVPTNYWAAAAIQAAYEKAFLSGFPDKTFRWTNRITRVEVLVALVGGLEIATKVKADLLSQLPQIYQDSVQIPEYGRNQVAIATSAGLVVSFPNIKLLNPNLAATRADVAVIIYQALVYLGQAEKIASSYLVQPPAPTPIPTPTPTPIPTPIPTPTPAPIGSVRVSHSREFRGAWVASVWNSNWPSKAGLSVAQQKAELSEIISKLQALNFNALIFQVRPEGDALYESKLEPWSAWITGTQGQAPEPFYDPLAFAIAECHKRNIELHAWFNPYRASTSTDPAKTVRPHIAATNPESVYLWKTQRWMDPGLKIVQDRAYNVILDVVKRYDVDGIHLDDYFYPYPIEGQPFPDNKTYAAYKVAGGTLSLGDWRRDNVNRMVQRLYQGIKATKPDVKFGISPFGIYRPGQPTGITGLDAYNVLYADSKKWLAEGWIDYIAPQLYWRTDQPQQSYSALLKWWTEVNTKQRHVYAGNNLTEPSNKSRESDEIEKQVKISRSQAGNLSLGNIFFNVGVLTENSQGIADKFQSLLYNKPALPPTLSWQDTTPPPPPIQLQVNNRKLSWEPGDNQPVRSWTLYRQTGDTWTIQRILSAGTTFATVQLAGTYAVCAVDRLANESLGTVITVS; encoded by the coding sequence ATGGTATCTATTGCTACTCCCTTCTCGGATATTCAAAACCATTGGGCACGTTTATTTATTACAGCCTTAGCCCAACGTCGTATTGTCAATGGGTTGCCTAACGGTACTTATCGCCCCGATAACTCTGTTACCCGCGCTGAATTTGCTGCCATTATCGCTAACGCATTTGGGACAGTTTCCAAGAAGCGGCAGTATGTCCCCTTTGTTGATGTACCCACTAATTATTGGGCAGCAGCAGCCATTCAAGCAGCTTACGAAAAAGCATTTCTTAGCGGGTTTCCTGATAAAACTTTCCGTTGGACTAACCGAATTACTAGAGTAGAAGTTTTAGTTGCTTTGGTAGGAGGTTTAGAAATTGCTACCAAAGTAAAAGCTGACCTCCTTTCGCAACTTCCACAAATTTATCAAGATTCTGTTCAGATTCCTGAGTATGGTAGAAATCAGGTAGCTATTGCCACCAGCGCAGGATTAGTGGTTAGTTTCCCAAATATCAAATTACTCAATCCCAATCTTGCAGCCACCCGTGCAGATGTGGCAGTGATTATTTATCAAGCTTTAGTGTATTTAGGTCAAGCAGAAAAAATTGCCTCTAGTTACCTAGTGCAGCCGCCAGCACCAACGCCAATACCCACACCAACACCCACACCAATACCTACACCAATACCCACACCAACACCTGCACCTATCGGTAGCGTTAGGGTAAGTCATAGCCGGGAATTCCGGGGAGCGTGGGTAGCATCAGTGTGGAATAGTAATTGGCCTTCCAAGGCAGGGCTTTCTGTTGCCCAACAAAAAGCTGAACTCAGCGAGATTATTAGTAAATTACAAGCGCTAAACTTTAATGCCCTCATCTTTCAGGTGCGGCCGGAGGGAGACGCTTTATATGAATCTAAATTAGAGCCTTGGAGTGCTTGGATTACAGGAACTCAGGGTCAAGCACCAGAACCATTTTATGATCCTTTAGCGTTTGCGATCGCAGAATGTCATAAGCGCAATATTGAACTCCATGCTTGGTTCAACCCCTACCGCGCTAGTACTTCCACCGACCCAGCTAAAACAGTCCGTCCCCACATAGCAGCTACCAATCCAGAAAGCGTTTATTTGTGGAAAACTCAACGTTGGATGGACCCAGGACTGAAAATAGTTCAGGATAGAGCTTACAACGTAATTCTCGACGTAGTAAAACGCTACGATGTTGATGGCATTCACTTAGATGATTATTTTTATCCATATCCCATCGAGGGGCAACCTTTCCCCGATAATAAAACCTACGCTGCATATAAAGTAGCTGGTGGGACACTCAGCCTTGGCGACTGGCGACGAGACAATGTTAACAGAATGGTACAGCGTCTCTACCAGGGAATTAAAGCAACTAAACCTGACGTTAAATTTGGTATTAGTCCCTTTGGCATTTATCGTCCCGGACAACCCACTGGTATTACTGGGTTGGATGCTTACAACGTGCTGTATGCTGACTCGAAGAAATGGCTAGCAGAAGGCTGGATTGATTATATTGCGCCTCAACTTTACTGGCGCACAGACCAACCACAACAAAGTTATTCGGCGTTGCTAAAGTGGTGGACAGAGGTAAACACAAAACAAAGACACGTTTACGCTGGTAACAATTTGACAGAACCAAGCAACAAGAGTCGGGAGAGTGATGAGATTGAAAAGCAGGTGAAAATTAGTCGTAGCCAAGCTGGAAATTTGTCGCTGGGGAATATCTTCTTTAATGTCGGTGTTTTGACTGAAAATAGTCAGGGCATTGCTGATAAATTCCAAAGTTTGCTTTATAACAAACCTGCACTACCGCCAACTTTGTCTTGGCAGGATACAACACCGCCGCCTCCGCCTATTCAACTACAAGTCAATAACCGCAAACTGAGTTGGGAACCTGGTGATAATCAGCCAGTTCGTTCTTGGACACTTTATCGACAAACTGGTGATACTTGGACAATTCAACGAATTTTGTCTGCTGGCACAACCTTCGCTACCGTTCAACTAGCGGGAACTTATGCCGTGTGTGCAGTGGATAGATTGGCGAATGAGAGTTTAGGAACAGTTATTACAGTGAGTTGA